The following proteins are encoded in a genomic region of Gimesia algae:
- a CDS encoding tyrosine-type recombinase/integrase — protein MQQRRVLTDDSGIHWAVYVLQYIQSLSVHGKNAVYISNVKRVLDRFTLYCNLINLRLNEITDQHLEAYLAKRKDDRPRGKPLSNISLNNEIGFLNTCLGKAGPKEARGPGRRNYGHIEFPPYCELLTVDETDPQVVTVEQIQQFSEASQNARSPMIDGCTPAEFWRAALVLGLVTGLRRRGLLLIQRPEDRELLGKRELFLPAKYHKTRNSLRIPLGSMAVVDILAKLPSKEGEPLLPWINGKTGKPLSFEHFSNTMTRMQREAGIPEDQRVKSKHLRSTAATIIAEGISDEVATKRLGHAPGSKTMLTHYRAKRVSDTDRQASELLGQMVLPHVSGPQIRIFNEGA, from the coding sequence ATGCAGCAGCGTAGAGTTTTAACCGATGACAGCGGAATTCACTGGGCAGTTTATGTCCTGCAGTACATCCAGAGCCTGAGTGTGCACGGCAAAAATGCAGTTTACATCAGTAATGTGAAACGTGTTCTTGACCGGTTCACTCTGTACTGCAACCTGATCAATCTGCGCCTCAATGAGATTACCGATCAGCATCTTGAAGCATACCTCGCAAAGCGGAAGGATGACCGTCCGCGAGGAAAGCCGCTCAGCAATATTTCTTTGAACAATGAAATCGGGTTTCTCAATACCTGCCTCGGAAAGGCAGGCCCTAAAGAAGCACGCGGCCCCGGGCGCAGAAATTACGGTCACATCGAGTTTCCGCCCTACTGCGAATTGCTGACCGTCGACGAAACCGACCCCCAGGTTGTTACCGTCGAGCAGATCCAGCAATTCAGCGAAGCATCTCAGAATGCTCGGTCACCCATGATCGATGGTTGCACGCCTGCCGAGTTCTGGCGAGCCGCCTTAGTGTTGGGACTGGTGACAGGTCTCAGGCGGCGGGGCCTGCTGCTGATTCAACGGCCCGAGGATCGCGAGCTGCTGGGGAAACGAGAACTGTTCCTGCCAGCCAAATATCACAAAACCCGCAACTCTCTGAGAATCCCCCTGGGTTCGATGGCGGTGGTCGACATCCTGGCGAAGCTGCCATCGAAAGAGGGGGAACCGTTGTTGCCCTGGATCAACGGCAAGACCGGTAAACCGCTTTCGTTCGAACACTTCTCCAACACGATGACCCGCATGCAGCGTGAGGCCGGCATTCCGGAAGATCAGCGGGTGAAGTCAAAACACCTTCGTTCCACGGCTGCCACCATTATTGCCGAGGGCATCAGCGACGAAGTGGCGACGAAACGCCTGGGACATGCCCCAGGCTCCAAGACAATGCTGACTCACTATCGAGCCAAGCGGGTCTCAGATACAGATCGTCAGGCCAGCGAGTTGCTGGGGCAGATGGTGCTGCCTCACGTCTCTGGTCCTCAAATCCGTATTTTCAATGAGGGAGCATAA
- a CDS encoding DUF6891 domain-containing protein produces the protein MKLGNLLLIACLLQSGCDSAQNQTAVTPPPVEKKQLLKVPILKQKVSQMGLDAEALTEMDWLVRSGFYDKTDLMRVFCEEMDAPGDLDETQVAAAIDARLAAHRAEQKNWPAVTDCDRLDQAFAGMKKRGLITLENAGNTQTDGYDIFQVYLAEHPHPETVIGYCFYHNQDLERAVDGLPLYLAFGPVDPKDEKTKGAEIGNIIREELEQGGLEVEWQGTFNDQLRVPGMVWQKRSLN, from the coding sequence ATGAAATTAGGGAACCTGTTGCTCATCGCCTGCCTGCTCCAGTCCGGTTGTGATTCTGCACAAAATCAGACAGCCGTCACACCACCGCCGGTTGAGAAAAAACAGTTGCTGAAAGTACCGATTCTTAAGCAAAAGGTTTCTCAGATGGGATTGGATGCGGAAGCACTCACTGAAATGGACTGGCTGGTTCGTTCGGGTTTCTATGATAAAACCGATCTGATGCGCGTTTTCTGCGAAGAGATGGATGCCCCCGGCGATCTTGACGAAACCCAGGTCGCCGCTGCCATCGATGCCCGGCTGGCTGCACACCGCGCGGAACAGAAAAACTGGCCTGCCGTGACCGACTGTGATCGTCTGGATCAGGCGTTTGCCGGCATGAAAAAACGGGGGCTCATCACACTGGAGAACGCAGGCAACACACAAACCGACGGGTATGACATCTTCCAGGTCTATCTGGCAGAGCATCCCCATCCGGAAACGGTGATTGGCTACTGCTTCTACCATAATCAGGATCTGGAACGCGCTGTGGATGGACTGCCCCTTTATCTGGCCTTTGGCCCTGTTGACCCCAAAGATGAAAAGACAAAAGGTGCAGAGATCGGAAACATCATCCGGGAAGAGCTGGAGCAGGGCGGACTGGAAGTCGAATGGCAGGGCACATTTAACGATCAACTCCGCGTACCCGGCATGGTCTGGCAGAAGCGGTCTCTCAATTGA
- a CDS encoding protein-tyrosine phosphatase family protein, with protein sequence MFQPTIYPIQTIGAGSLSVMARPVPGEWIDDEFAGIARLGISHIVSLLEHEEAIEVGLEDEPQLAEQHGMLFTSFPVADRCLPASIEAFADFTRALYQGILAGSHTVVHCRAGIGRAGMTAAGILLQHGLTTSEAFELISKQRRVTVPDTPEQYNWVMKHEKQLTGKDKQP encoded by the coding sequence ATGTTCCAACCAACCATCTACCCCATCCAGACGATCGGCGCCGGCTCGCTGTCGGTGATGGCCAGGCCGGTTCCCGGGGAATGGATCGACGACGAATTCGCCGGGATCGCGCGGCTGGGAATCTCGCATATTGTTTCGTTGCTGGAACACGAAGAAGCTATCGAGGTCGGTCTGGAAGACGAACCCCAACTCGCAGAACAGCACGGCATGTTGTTTACATCGTTTCCCGTCGCGGATCGTTGTCTGCCTGCGTCCATCGAAGCGTTTGCGGACTTCACCCGGGCCCTGTATCAGGGTATTCTGGCTGGCAGTCACACGGTCGTGCATTGCCGCGCGGGCATCGGGCGGGCCGGGATGACGGCGGCGGGCATATTGCTGCAGCACGGCCTGACGACATCAGAGGCATTCGAGTTAATCTCAAAACAGCGACGCGTCACGGTGCCGGATACTCCCGAGCAGTACAACTGGGTCATGAAGCATGAAAAACAGCTGACAGGGAAAGATAAGCAGCCATGA
- a CDS encoding DUF6304 family protein — protein sequence MEKTEFRYTDRIGTIVGTMTNDGADIRINLDGWEFVGKMFDDMEPVQSVCLPDRFLIHQDSLVDCDFEFIIPVLVNDRNQLIKVDLSVHFELGKPNDRGGIDKEGFQIALEYNAIKYVSSGRLEDMEDKLLKIQKQLPDGLFIQACINCLYSDYSPYGNGVFGCMMCFRNLKQEYLQVKSKEEFFHIHDHFERQVQETWLCDEFERRVPGTGYRG from the coding sequence ATGGAAAAAACAGAATTCAGATACACCGACCGCATAGGCACCATCGTCGGCACCATGACCAACGATGGTGCCGACATCCGCATCAATCTGGATGGCTGGGAATTTGTGGGAAAAATGTTCGACGACATGGAACCGGTACAATCAGTTTGCCTGCCGGATCGTTTTCTAATTCATCAGGACAGTCTGGTTGACTGTGATTTTGAGTTCATAATTCCTGTATTAGTCAATGATCGAAATCAACTGATCAAAGTTGATCTTTCAGTTCATTTTGAATTGGGTAAGCCAAACGACCGTGGGGGAATTGATAAAGAGGGATTTCAGATTGCTCTGGAATACAACGCTATTAAATATGTCTCTTCCGGAAGGTTGGAGGATATGGAAGATAAATTGCTGAAGATCCAGAAGCAATTGCCGGATGGACTCTTTATCCAGGCTTGTATCAACTGTCTTTATTCCGACTATAGCCCCTACGGAAATGGGGTATTTGGGTGCATGATGTGCTTTCGAAATCTGAAACAGGAATACCTGCAGGTGAAGTCGAAAGAGGAGTTCTTTCACATTCACGATCATTTCGAACGTCAGGTACAGGAAACCTGGTTGTGTGACGAATTTGAACGTCGGGTTCCGGGTACGGGATATCGTGGTTAG
- a CDS encoding carbon starvation CstA family protein, protein MATLLIAAGAFVGYIIAYHTYGKWLSQKIFNVDGDAEVPSKQLRDDIDFVPTKKEVIFGHHFTSIAGTGPIVGPAIAVFWGWLPALVWVLVGSIFIGAVHDFGALVVSLRNRGQTVGEVAGRLIAPRTRILFLLILLLALTVVLAIFGLVIATIFADYPETVIPVWITMPIAIVIGLMVYKQNASLLVPSLVALAIVYASIYLGAYYWPVNIAAMLEIPVMGPFPNTVILWTFVLLGYCAIASVLPVWLLLQPRDFINSHQLVLALGLLLIGAIVAGATGQADLVGSAPAVATNIPADAPPIWPFLFITIACGACSGFHCLVSSGTSSKQVESELDAQYVGYGAMLLEGGLAVIVILACCAGVGMGDFSRVGSGAAYTYQPTIDTSTGTQLTGLAAWETLYNGKAADGWAAFKLKDKIGAFVLGGANFLGAIGIPMKLGISIIAVLVASFAATTLDTATRLQRYVIQELAATVHIKPLTNKYAATGLAVFLGGMVAMLPKSAAAGPGSGGLILWPLFGATNQLLAGLAFMVIVFYLRRRNKPIIFALVPMIVMLIMPAWAMLWNMFNSSSGWAYSADEWHLFLFGIVVIGLQIWMMVEGLLVWSRSKGHLEQQLPELPRTRQTAAAASAGGSN, encoded by the coding sequence ATGGCCACACTGTTGATCGCCGCAGGAGCTTTTGTAGGTTACATCATTGCCTACCACACTTATGGGAAATGGCTGTCTCAGAAAATCTTTAACGTCGATGGAGACGCGGAAGTTCCCAGTAAACAGTTGCGGGACGATATCGATTTTGTTCCCACCAAAAAAGAAGTCATCTTCGGCCATCACTTCACCAGTATCGCCGGCACTGGCCCCATTGTGGGCCCTGCGATTGCTGTCTTCTGGGGCTGGCTGCCTGCACTCGTGTGGGTTCTGGTCGGTTCGATTTTCATCGGCGCCGTTCACGATTTCGGCGCGCTGGTCGTCTCGTTGCGCAACCGCGGACAAACTGTTGGCGAAGTAGCAGGGCGACTGATTGCCCCACGCACCCGTATCCTGTTCCTGCTGATTCTGCTGCTGGCTTTGACAGTCGTGCTCGCGATTTTTGGACTGGTCATCGCTACCATTTTCGCTGATTATCCGGAAACAGTGATCCCCGTCTGGATCACCATGCCCATCGCCATTGTCATCGGCCTGATGGTCTATAAACAGAATGCGAGCCTGCTCGTGCCCTCGCTGGTCGCGTTGGCGATAGTCTACGCTTCGATTTATCTGGGCGCGTATTACTGGCCCGTTAATATCGCAGCTATGTTGGAGATCCCCGTCATGGGACCATTCCCCAATACCGTCATTCTCTGGACCTTCGTATTGCTGGGATATTGTGCCATCGCCTCGGTTCTGCCCGTCTGGCTGCTGCTGCAACCCCGCGATTTCATTAACAGTCACCAGCTGGTCCTCGCATTGGGACTGCTGCTGATCGGAGCCATCGTTGCCGGAGCGACGGGCCAGGCAGATCTGGTTGGCAGTGCCCCCGCGGTCGCCACGAATATCCCCGCAGATGCGCCCCCGATCTGGCCGTTCCTGTTCATCACCATTGCCTGTGGCGCCTGTAGCGGATTCCACTGTCTCGTCAGCAGCGGAACCAGCAGCAAGCAGGTGGAATCCGAACTCGATGCCCAGTACGTCGGCTACGGTGCCATGCTCCTCGAAGGAGGTCTGGCGGTCATCGTGATTCTCGCCTGTTGTGCCGGCGTCGGTATGGGAGATTTCTCCCGCGTCGGTTCGGGAGCCGCTTATACTTATCAGCCCACCATTGATACCTCCACGGGAACCCAACTCACCGGACTCGCTGCCTGGGAAACCCTCTATAACGGGAAAGCAGCAGATGGCTGGGCCGCGTTTAAACTGAAAGACAAAATCGGTGCGTTCGTTCTGGGGGGGGCGAACTTTCTGGGCGCGATTGGGATTCCCATGAAACTGGGCATCAGCATCATCGCCGTCCTCGTTGCCAGCTTTGCCGCCACCACACTCGATACCGCGACGCGTCTGCAGCGTTACGTCATTCAGGAACTGGCGGCCACCGTTCATATCAAGCCACTCACCAACAAATATGCGGCCACCGGACTGGCTGTCTTCCTCGGTGGCATGGTTGCCATGCTGCCTAAAAGTGCTGCAGCAGGTCCGGGGAGTGGCGGCCTGATTCTCTGGCCTCTGTTCGGCGCCACCAACCAACTGCTCGCCGGCCTGGCGTTTATGGTCATCGTGTTCTACCTCCGTCGCCGGAATAAACCCATCATATTTGCCTTGGTTCCCATGATCGTCATGCTCATCATGCCCGCCTGGGCCATGCTCTGGAACATGTTCAACAGCAGCTCGGGCTGGGCCTATAGCGCCGATGAATGGCATCTGTTCCTGTTCGGAATTGTAGTAATCGGACTCCAGATCTGGATGATGGTCGAAGGCCTGCTCGTCTGGTCGAGGTCCAAAGGGCATCTCGAACAGCAACTGCCGGAATTGCCCCGCACACGTCAGACTGCCGCTGCTGCTTCGGCAGGCGGTTCGAATTAA
- the csrA gene encoding carbon storage regulator CsrA, with translation MLVLSRQRDESIIIGDNIVITIVDIRGDKVRLGIQAPTEIPVHRQEVYDAIQRENAMKESEAHRPAAKSPSKNASE, from the coding sequence ATGCTTGTATTGTCGAGACAACGCGACGAGAGCATCATCATCGGTGACAATATTGTCATTACAATTGTCGATATCCGGGGTGATAAAGTACGGTTAGGAATTCAGGCACCAACAGAAATTCCAGTGCACCGTCAAGAAGTATACGATGCGATTCAACGAGAGAACGCGATGAAAGAATCGGAAGCGCATCGTCCTGCGGCGAAGTCGCCATCAAAAAATGCCAGCGAATGA
- a CDS encoding class I SAM-dependent methyltransferase, whose translation MMIPRQLEPEVMDTREEAVDYDAMDHSEVNQQFAASLLPLIIACQQQQTIAGNTQPIRILDLGTGTALIPIEICRHIPQLQIIATDLAAEMLKIAQQNIQRAGLAETILLEHADAKQLPCENQSFDGMICNSLIHHIPEPQSVFAEIKRVLKPGGFLFLRDLLRPDSLTELDRLVTCYAADANLHQRQMFQDSLHAALTLNEVRELLSSCDWTTTAAQITSDRHWTVSLRL comes from the coding sequence ATGATGATTCCACGACAACTCGAACCTGAAGTCATGGACACCCGCGAAGAAGCCGTCGACTATGACGCCATGGATCACAGCGAGGTTAATCAGCAGTTCGCAGCATCTTTGCTGCCCTTAATCATTGCCTGCCAGCAACAACAGACGATTGCTGGCAATACGCAGCCGATCCGAATTCTCGACCTGGGAACCGGAACGGCGCTCATACCCATTGAGATCTGTCGTCACATTCCTCAACTGCAGATCATCGCCACTGATCTCGCCGCGGAAATGCTTAAGATAGCCCAGCAAAATATTCAGCGCGCTGGTTTGGCCGAAACGATACTCCTGGAACACGCGGATGCCAAGCAGCTCCCCTGTGAAAATCAGAGTTTTGATGGCATGATTTGCAACAGTCTCATCCACCATATTCCCGAACCGCAGTCTGTCTTCGCTGAAATCAAACGCGTTCTGAAGCCGGGAGGCTTTCTCTTCCTGCGTGATCTGCTTCGGCCCGATTCGCTTACAGAACTGGATCGGCTGGTAACATGTTACGCGGCTGACGCGAATCTGCATCAGCGTCAGATGTTTCAAGATTCCCTGCACGCCGCTCTGACGCTGAATGAAGTCAGAGAACTGCTCAGCAGTTGTGACTGGACTACGACAGCAGCGCAAATCACATCCGATCGCCACTGGACGGTTTCACTCAGATTGTGA
- a CDS encoding ATP-dependent Clp protease ATP-binding subunit, which produces MYERFTDRARKVMQLANQEAQRFNHEYIGTEHILLGLVKEGSGVAANVLKNLDVDLRKIRLEVEKIVQSGPDMVTMGKLPQTPRAKKVIEYAMEEARNLNHNYVGTEHLLLGLLREQDGVAAQVLMNLGLKLEEVREEVLNLLGHGLEGGEAGERTPGTGTQKAGKSKTPALDSFGRDLTELAKQKKLDPVIGRSKEIERVIQILCRRQKNNPVLLGEAGVGKTAIVEGFAQMVVNGEVPDLLRDRRIVVLDLAMMVAGTKYRGQFEERIKAVMNEVRRAKNTILFIDELHTLVGAGGAEGAIDASNVLKPALSRGELQCIGATTLDEYRKYIEKDSALERRFQNVMVEPPTDSQTVEILRGLRERYEEHHKVQITDDALEKAVELSSRYITGRCLPDKAIDVIDEAGARIRLKSMVRPPDLKELEEESERLNQSKEEAVANQDFELAANLRDQADKLKKRKESLTQEWREKSKEVDGVVDAEVVAEVVAKITGVPLTRLSSEDTVRLLNMEDELHQRVISQDEAIKQVSKAVRRSRSGLKDPKRPMGAFLFSGPTGVGKTLLAKTLAEFMFGDESALIQIDMSEYMEKHNVSRLIGAPPGYVGFEEGGQLTEKIRRRPYAVVLLDEIEKAHPDVFNMLLQIMEEGHLTDSFGRKVDFKNVVLIMTTNAGAQGMAHGDAFGFRKADDDTSYDAMKRNLMHDLQKEFKPEFLGRLDEVVVFRKLTREELKQIVDIELGKVRSRLKEQGVTLELTDETREFIIDKGSEGGELDYGARPLRRSVERYIEDPLAEELLRGAFEGKNKVLVKVSEVGDKKQLEFDGSYEAETEELATVGSVDGDSGTSEGE; this is translated from the coding sequence ATGTACGAGCGGTTTACAGATCGAGCTCGAAAAGTGATGCAGCTGGCCAATCAGGAGGCCCAGCGGTTCAATCACGAATATATCGGGACCGAACATATCCTTCTGGGATTAGTCAAAGAGGGTTCAGGTGTCGCAGCCAATGTGCTGAAAAATCTGGATGTGGATCTGAGAAAAATCCGCCTGGAAGTCGAGAAGATTGTGCAGTCCGGGCCGGACATGGTCACGATGGGCAAGCTGCCTCAGACGCCGCGTGCGAAAAAAGTCATCGAATACGCCATGGAAGAGGCACGCAATCTGAACCACAACTATGTGGGAACAGAGCATCTGCTGCTGGGTCTACTGCGTGAGCAGGATGGCGTCGCCGCTCAGGTTCTGATGAATCTGGGGCTGAAACTCGAAGAAGTTCGCGAAGAAGTTCTCAACCTTCTGGGTCATGGCCTGGAAGGGGGCGAAGCAGGCGAACGGACTCCGGGAACAGGCACTCAGAAAGCCGGCAAAAGTAAAACACCCGCGCTGGACAGCTTCGGTCGCGATCTGACCGAACTCGCCAAGCAGAAAAAACTGGATCCGGTGATCGGTCGTTCCAAAGAAATCGAACGTGTCATTCAGATTCTCTGCCGTCGTCAGAAAAACAATCCGGTTCTCTTAGGGGAAGCCGGCGTTGGTAAAACGGCGATCGTCGAAGGCTTTGCCCAGATGGTCGTCAACGGCGAAGTTCCAGACTTGCTTCGCGATCGTCGCATCGTGGTACTCGATCTGGCGATGATGGTTGCCGGTACGAAATACCGCGGCCAGTTCGAAGAACGCATTAAAGCCGTCATGAACGAAGTCCGTCGTGCCAAAAATACGATCCTGTTCATCGACGAATTACACACCCTCGTCGGGGCCGGCGGTGCAGAAGGAGCGATCGACGCGTCCAATGTATTGAAACCAGCTCTGAGCCGTGGCGAACTGCAGTGTATCGGTGCAACCACTCTCGATGAGTACCGTAAATACATTGAAAAAGACAGCGCCCTGGAACGACGGTTCCAGAACGTCATGGTAGAACCACCGACAGACTCACAGACAGTCGAAATTCTTCGTGGCCTGCGCGAGCGCTACGAAGAGCACCACAAGGTACAGATCACCGATGATGCGCTGGAAAAAGCGGTCGAACTCTCTTCCCGGTACATCACCGGCCGTTGTCTGCCAGACAAAGCCATCGATGTTATCGACGAAGCGGGCGCTCGCATCCGTCTGAAATCCATGGTCCGTCCTCCCGATCTCAAAGAGCTGGAAGAAGAATCAGAACGCCTGAACCAGTCGAAAGAAGAAGCGGTTGCCAACCAGGACTTTGAACTGGCTGCCAACCTGCGGGATCAGGCTGATAAACTGAAGAAACGCAAAGAGTCGCTGACTCAGGAGTGGCGTGAAAAATCAAAAGAAGTCGATGGCGTCGTCGATGCGGAAGTGGTTGCAGAAGTCGTCGCGAAAATTACCGGCGTTCCTCTGACTCGACTCTCCAGCGAAGACACCGTCCGTCTGCTGAATATGGAAGATGAACTGCATCAGCGGGTCATCAGCCAGGACGAAGCCATCAAGCAGGTTTCCAAAGCCGTCCGCCGCAGCCGCAGTGGATTGAAAGATCCCAAGCGACCAATGGGGGCCTTTCTGTTCTCCGGCCCCACTGGTGTCGGTAAAACATTGCTGGCCAAAACACTGGCTGAATTCATGTTCGGCGATGAGTCTGCTCTGATTCAGATCGACATGAGTGAATACATGGAGAAGCACAACGTCAGTCGTCTGATTGGTGCCCCTCCAGGATATGTTGGCTTCGAAGAAGGCGGTCAGTTGACCGAGAAAATCCGTCGTCGTCCTTACGCCGTCGTGCTGCTGGACGAAATCGAAAAGGCACACCCCGATGTCTTCAACATGTTGCTGCAGATTATGGAAGAAGGCCACCTGACCGACAGCTTCGGTCGCAAGGTTGACTTCAAGAATGTCGTGCTGATCATGACTACCAACGCCGGTGCTCAGGGAATGGCTCACGGGGATGCCTTCGGGTTCCGTAAAGCCGACGATGACACCAGTTATGATGCCATGAAACGAAATCTGATGCACGACCTGCAGAAAGAGTTCAAACCGGAGTTTCTGGGACGTCTCGACGAAGTCGTTGTGTTCCGCAAACTGACCCGCGAAGAACTGAAGCAGATTGTGGATATCGAACTGGGCAAAGTCCGCAGCCGTCTGAAAGAACAGGGTGTTACCCTCGAACTGACCGACGAAACTCGCGAATTTATCATCGACAAAGGTTCCGAAGGTGGCGAACTCGATTACGGTGCACGTCCGCTGCGTCGTTCTGTCGAACGTTACATCGAAGACCCGTTGGCAGAAGAGCTGCTGCGTGGTGCCTTTGAAGGTAAGAATAAAGTGCTCGTCAAGGTCAGCGAAGTCGGCGATAAGAAACAGCTCGAATTCGATGGTTCTTACGAAGCAGAAACAGAAGAGCTGGCAACCGTCGGCTCAGTGGACGGGGACAGCGGTACTTCCGAAGGGGAGTAA